From one Meles meles chromosome 18, mMelMel3.1 paternal haplotype, whole genome shotgun sequence genomic stretch:
- the FBXO39 gene encoding F-box only protein 39: MDEDSQPTPPQDQGCWARLPDVCLRRIFWWLGDRDRSRAALVCRKWNQTMFSADLWRYRTITFSGRPSRVHASEFESALWYVKKFGRYLEHLEIKFLNPYNAVLTKKFQVTMRGLLSCLGKNNSRLKSLSVQHLELDRLVWRSSTRSSFLKSLSFFLKKVGKHLSCLSLKGARLTVEQGCGLLGALSHPRGMSAVSQLNLEDFFSHHLAVYSSARFRSTMAAFHGLSSLTLNYSCVSDELLEALCQSSAGTLWALNVKCHIHDPHGQVIWGMSWAKLARHAPNLKVNFFFERVLKYERLVRILLPEVPVRSLSLRSCYFSDPDWSLRPTLTHLLPTFRHTLQKLTFEFNNHHESLDEELHLLVLSCRKLLYLKIWAFLDVKFVERVLKSQEEGQCALRTLKVRIYTNRYETNDEDRTLREIHRKYRKLIDAELNYLVIAYPMM, translated from the exons ATGGACGAAGACAGCCAGCCGACCCCGCCCCAAGACCAGGGCTGCTGGGCCAGACTGCCTGATGTGTGCCTGCGTCGCATCTTCTGGTGGCTGGGAGACAGGGACCGGTCCCGGGCCGCGCTGGTCTGCAGGAAGTGGAACCAGACGATGTTCTCGGCCGACCTGTGGCGGTACAGGACCATCACGTTTAGCGGGCGGCCCTCCCGGGTGCACGCATCTGAGTTCGAGTCTGCCCTCTGGTACGTCAAGAAGTTCGGCCGCTACCTGGAGCACCTGGAGATCAAATTCCTGAACCCATACAACGCCGTCCTGACCAAGAAGTTCCAGGTCACCATGCGGGGCCTCCTGTCTTGCCTGGGCAAGAACAACAGCCGTCTGAAGTCGCTGTCCGTGCAGCACCTGGAGCTGGACCGTCTAGTGTGGCGCAGCAGCACCCGGAGCTCCTTCCTCAAGAGCCTGAGCTTCTTCCTGAAGAAGGTGGGGAAGCACCTGAGCTGCCTGAGCCTCAAGGGCGCGCGGCTGACCGTGGAGCAGGGCTGCGGGCTGCTGGGAGCCCTGAGCCACCCGCGCGGCATGAGCGCCGTGTCGCAGCTCAACCTGGAGGACTTCTTCAGTCACCACCTGGCCGTGTACAGCAGCGCGCGCTTCCGCAGCACCATGGCCGCCTTCCACGGCCTCTCGTCCCTCACGCTCAACTACAGCTGCGTGTCGGACGAGCTGCTCGAGGCGCTGTGCCAGAGCAGCGCCGGCACCCTATGGGCCCTGAACGTCAAGTGCCACATCCACGACCCCCATGGGCAGGTCATCTGGGGCATGTCGTGGGCCAAGCTGGCCAGGCACGCCCCCAACCTGAAGGTGAACTTCTTCTTCGAGCGCGTCCTGAAGTACGAGCGCCTGGTCCGCATCCTCCTGCCGGAGGTCCCTGTGCGCAGCCTCAGCCTGCGGAGCTGCTACTTCAGCGACCCCGACTGGTCCCTGCGGCCCACGCTCACCCACCTCCTGCCCACCTTCCGCCACACTCTGCAG AAACTGACGTTTGAGTTCAACAACCACCACGAGTCCCTGGACGAGGAGCTGCACCTGCTGGTCTTGTCGTGCCGGAAGCTGCTGTACTTGAAGATCTGGGCTTTCCTGGACGTCAAGTTTGTGGAGCGGGTCCTGAAAAGTCAGGAGGAAGGGCAGTGCGCCCTGCGCACTCTCAAG GTGAGGATCTACACGAACAGATACGAGACGAACGACGAGGACCGGACGCTGCGCGAGATCCACAGGAAGTACCGGAAACTCATCGACGCGGAGCTCAACTACCTGGTCATCGCGTACCCCATGATGTAG